Sequence from the Brevundimonas diminuta genome:
CATCCGGTCATGCCCTTCATCACCGAGGAACTGTGGGCCGAACTCGGCAAAGAAGGGCCGGCGCGCGACGGTCTGCTGATCGGCGCCGAATGGCCTGTGCTGCCGGACGCCTTCATCGACGCCTCGGCCGAGGCCGAAATCGGCTGGCTGGTCGATCTGGTCGGTGAAATCCGGGGCCTGCGCGCCGAAATGAACGTGCCGCCGTCGGCCAAGCCGCCGCTGGCCTTCGTCGCCCCCGATGCCGTGACCGCCGAACGCATCGCCCGCCACCGCGACCTGATCCTGACCCTGGGCCGTGTGTCCGAGGTCGGATCGGCGGACGCGGCCCCAACCGGCACCGTTACCTTCGTGTCCGGCGGTTCGACCGTCGCCCTGTCGCTGGCCGGCATCATCGACCTGACCGCCGAACGGGCGCGTCTGGAGAAGGAAATCGCCGCCTTCGACAGCGACATCGGCCATGTGAACAAGAAGCTGGGCAACCCCAACTTCGTGTCCCGCGCCGCGCCGGAAGTCGTTGACGAACAGCGCGCCAAGCTGGCCGAGGCCGAGGCGGGCAAGGTCAAGCTGCAGGCGGCGCTGGCGCGTCTGGCGTCGCTTTAACGCCCTGATGAAAGCAAGGCTGTGAAGACGCGGATTGATCAGCTTCTGGTCGCACGCGGCCTATTCGACAGCCGCTCGCAAGCGCGCGCCGCGATCGAGGCGGGGCTGGTTCTGGCCGACGGCGCGCTCGTGCGGAAGGCGTCCGAACAGTTCGCCGACGACATCGCGCTGGAGGCCCAACCCGCCCACCCGTGGGTCGGACGCGGCGCGCTGAAGCTGGACCACGCCCTGACCCTGTGGCCCGTCCTCGTCGAGGGCAGGGTGGCGCTGGACGTCGGCGCATCGACCGGCGGTTTTACCGAGGTTTTGTTGAACCGCGGCGCAGCCAAGGTGTTCGCCATCGATGTCGGCTTCGGCCAGATGCACGCACGGGTGTCGTCCGATCCCCGCGTGGTCAATCTGGAGCGCACCGATGCGCGCGACCTGACGCCAGATCTGATCCCGCAGCCGCCGTCGCTGGTCGTCTGCGACGCCAGTTTCATCAGCCTGATCAAGGTTCTCCCGGTTGCGCTCGACCTGGCGATGCCTGGCGCGGATCTGGTCACCCTGGTCAAGCCACAGTTCGAGGCCGATGGTCCGGGCGGCGGCAAAAAGGGCGTGATCAAGGATGCGGCGGCGCATGCAGCCGCTGTAGAGCGCGTGCGCGACTGGCTGGAAGCGCTGGGTTGGGCGGTTCAGGCGACGACCGAAAGCCCGATCACCGGCGGCGACGGCAATGTCGAGTTCCTGCTCTGGGGCAAGAAGCCGGGCTAAGGCCGTAACCCCAAAACGGGCTCAAACAGCTCAACGGCCGATAGCCCCAAACGGGCTCAAGTAGGCCAAAGGCCGATAGCCCGAAAACAAAGAGAAACCGCCGGAGGATTACTCCTCCGGCGGCTCCGTCACGTCGTCGATCGACAGGGGGGCTGAAAATTAATCGACGACGCGATAGCGGCCGTACTGGTCCGGGCAGGTGCGGACGTAGCGGGTGTCCGTACGACCATCGGGCAGACGGATCTGGCTTTCGGCCAGACGGCATCCGTCTGAATTCTGATAGGAATCGACCGGGCGCGAGCGGTCGTCGTAGTAGCCGCCACGGCTGTAGGCGTAGTCGTTGCGACGATCGTAGTCGTCGTAGCGATAGCCTTGGTCGCCGGTGTAGCGATCATCGTAATAGCCGTAGCTCGGTTGGCTGTAGCCCTGGGCGTAGTAGCCATTCGAGCCATAGCTGCTCTGATAGGTGCGGCAGGCGTCCGAGCTGGAACGACCGACCTGGGACCCGACGACAGCGCCGAGCACGCCGCCCAGGATGCTGCCTTCGGTGCGACGGCCGCGTGCGGCCAGTTGCGAGCCGATGACGGCTCCCGCGCCGCCGCCGATCACCGCGCCAGCGCCGGTGCGACCTTGGCGCTCACGCGCGCAAGGATCGTAATAGCGGCCGCTGTTGTAATCGTAAGAGCGGCTGTAGGCGCCGGTGCCGTAGTTCTGGCTGTAGCCGCTGCCGTAATAGTTCTGGGCCGACGCCGTGAGCGGGGCGGCCGTGACGCCGAACGCCAGGGCGGCGACGGCGGCGATCGATGTTTTCGTGAGACGCATTTTCCAACCCTCTGAGGACCGAACGATTTCCGTCAAACGTTAACGGCAAAGCCTCGTTTCTCGTTGCAATGGGATTTACGACGGCGAAGCTGAACGGCAATTGATCGGTTCGTTCATCTTCGTTCATGTTCAGCCGATACGCCGTTGCAGCCCTGTGGCTTGAGCGAAAGGGGACGCCCGGCTAGAAGCCCGCCGATGGAGATTTTCACCATCGACCGCGTCGGCGGCCAGGGCGACGGCGTCGCCCAGACGCCGTCCGGCCCGGTGTTCGCCGGCCTGACCTTGCCCGGCGAAACGGTGCGCGGCGTCGTCGTGGACGGGCGGCTGGAAGAGGTCGAAATCATCACGCCCAGCCCCGACCGGATCGCACCGGTCTCGCCCCAGTATGGCGACTGTGGCGGTTGCTCGCTCCAGCATTGGTCCGAGGGTCCGTATCTGGACTGGAAGCGGGAACAGGTGCGTCTGGCCTTGGCGCGCGAGCGGATCGAGACCGAGATCGAAGCGACGGTGGCGACCCCGCCAGCCAGCCGTCGCCGTCTGGCGCTTCACGCCCGGCGCACGCCGGATGGACGGGTCTTACTGGGTTTCAAGGCGCGCCGCTCCTGGCGGCTGGTCGAGGTGAAGGCCTGTCCTGTCGCCGATCCCCGAATCATGGCGGCCATTCCGGCGCTGATCCAGGTCGCGGCCGCCTTTTTCGAACATCCGAAATCGGCCCCGACCCTGCACGTCACCTGGACCCTGTCGGGGCTGGACGTTGATGTGACCGGGGTCGAACGCCGCTCGGGCGGCGGCCTGTCGGCCGACGCCCAGATGCAGGCGATTCAGGCGGCGCACCGGGCCGACCTGGCGCGCCTCAGCTTGGCGGGCGACACCCTGGTGATGGCGCGCCAACCCAAGGTGGGGTTCGGTCCTGCGACCGTGTCCCTGCCGGCGGGTGGATTTCTGCAGGCGGTCCCTCAGGCCGAGGCGGCGATGGTCTCTCGCGCGCTGGCCGCGGTGAAGGGTGCCAAGAAAATCGCCGATCTGTTCTGCGGCGCGGGAACCTTCACCTTTCCGTTGGCCACGGTCGCGCCGGTGATCGCAGCGGACGCATCCAAGCCGGGCATCAATGCGCTGAAGGCCGCCGTCGGTTCGGCCAAAGGGATGAAGGCCATCACGGCCGAGGCACGCGATCTGTTTCGTCGGCCGATGAATCCCTATGACTTGAAGGGATGCGACGCCATCGTGTTCGACCCGCCGCGGGCCGGCGCGATCGACCAGACGGCTCAGATCGCGGACACCAAGGCCGGCGTCGTCTTGGGCGTATCGTGCAATCCTCAGACCTTTGCGCGTGATGCGCGGGTGCTGATCGACGCCGGTTTCCGGCTGGAGACGGTGACGCCGGTGGATCAGTTCCTGTGGTCTTCGCACGTCGAACTGGTGGGGGTTTTCAAACGATGACCTTGGACGACACGAGCGAAGAAGACGGCGGCGGTTTCGACGCCGACGACTGGATGCGGCTGAAACCGTTCACGGGCGCCGTGGCGACGCTGGACGACGTTCAGGCCCGACGCGCCGTCTTCGCTTTGGGCGAGACCGACGATCCGCGTCCCATCGTCATGGACCTGCCCCAGCCGGTCATCTGGTGGGAAGAGGACGGCGAACAGGCGGCGGTGGTCGTCCAGGCCGAAAGCCATCTCGGCGCCGATGGCGAGGAGATGGAAGTCCTGGGTCTGATCCTGCCGGACGGCGAGGGCGCGGTGGCTCTGATGCAGGACGTCGATCTGGTCGATGACACAGACCCGACCTGGCGCGATCTGGTCACGCGCGCCATCGATCCTTCGGCGGCGGACGACTAATTTAGAGCTGCGCCGACGCGAGTGACGAAATCCGGCTGCGAGGGGATGTCGCCGTGGTCTGCTCTCGCGAACACAAGACGCTCGACGTTCACGCCTCTCGCCCGAAGATCATGAGCAAGTTTGCGGCTGAGTACGGGCGGCAGGGTCGTGTCGCGAGAGGCTTCCAGCACGACGACCTTGCCTGAATAGCCGTCCAGCGTCGCGGGCACATCCACAGTGGTTAGGGGCTCGGCCAACTGAACGCGGACGATCGGCCGCCACAGTCCCACCATTGAATCAACGGCGGCGCGGGCGGTCGGCGTGGTCGCCTCCAACACCAGGGCGTCGGCGCGGGTGACACGCGCGGCCTCGGCGCAGATCGGACCGCCCAGGGAATGCCCCCATGCGATCAGCCTGCGCCCTTCGGCGTCAGCCTGGGTGCGGGCGGTTGCCGCGATGACCTCGCCTGCATCCCTGTAGGTCGCGAAGCTGGCCTGCCCCGGCGTGTCGCCGGACCCCGGATAGTCGAACATCAGCACATCGCTGAACGGCGCGAGTTCGGTCGCAACCTGCGCGCCCGAAACACCACGCCGAAACAGATTGCCCCCGCAATACAAGATCAGCGGCGCGTCGGCGCGTCCCGTCCGCACGCGGGTTGCAGCGACAGCGCCTCCCGCAAAAGGTAATGACAGGATTTCAGCCCCAGGAATGGCAGGGCCGGGAGCCAAGATCAGCTTCTCCGCCTGAACCCGCGTGTCGGGATAGAAGAACTGCCCTTCAGGCACATTGACGGTTAGGCAGCCGGCCAGGATGGTGGACAGGCCAATGGCGGCAGCGGTCGCCGACAAACGTTTGATCATGACGTCCCCCAAGATTTGCGACGCTAAACCGAAGGCGGTTGATCAGGCAATCTTGTCGAGCGGCGGATCGAACAGGTCCATCTGAGGCCGGGCGTCTGCGGGCACGCGGAACTGGGTTTCGTCCAGCAAGCGATGCGGCGTGTCGAGGCCGTAGCGTTTGACGGCGGCCTTAAACCGCGTTCCGATCAGTTCGGCGACAGGGCCGGTTCCCTTCATCCGCTGGGACCAGTCGGCGTCATAATCCTTGCCGCCGCGCGTCTGGCGGATCAGCGACATGACGCGCGCGGCGCGATCCGGCCGGGCGTCGGCCAGCCATTCGCGAAACAGGTCCTTGATCTCAAGCGGCAGACGCAGGGTGACATACATAGCCCGCGTGGCCCCGGCCTTGGCGGCGGCCTCAAGGATGGATTCCAGTTCGTGGTCGTTCAGACCGGGAATGACGGGGGCGAACCCGACCCCGACCGGACAACCGGCGTCCGCCAGGCGGCTGATGGCCTCCAGCCGTTTGGCGGGGGTCGAGGCGCGGGGCTCCATCGCCCGCGCCAGACCACGATCCAGCGTGGTGATGGAAACGAAGGCCGAGGCCAGCCCCGCCTTGCCCATCGGGCCCAAAATGTCGGCGTCGCGCGCGATCAAAACCGACTTGGTGATGATGCTGAATGCGTGATTGAACCGCTGCATGACCTCCAGGATCGAGCGCGTCGACTTCAGATCACGTTCGACCGGCTGATAGGGGTCGGTGTTCCCGCCTATGTGGATGCGCTTGCATCGGTATCGGGGTGCGAGGAACGCCTGTTCCAGCAGACTTGCGGCCTGGGGCTTGAAGAAGATCCGGCTCTCGAAATCCAGACCCGGGGATAGGCCCATCCAGGCATGGGACGGACGGGCGTAACAGTAGATGCAGCCATGTTCGCAACCTTTGTACGGGTTGATGGAGCGGTCGAAGCCGATGTCCGGACTGTCGTTCCGGGCGATGATGGTGCGGGCGTGTTCAGGGGTGAGGGTGGTGCGCAGCGGCGCGGCCTCGGCGTCATCCTGCGTCCAGCCGTCATCGAACGACTGATGCTGCTCAGGCTCGTAGCGGCCGCTGGCATTCGAACGCGCGCCTCTTCCCTTGGCGGTTTCCATGGGAAGGACGATGCGATATCAAAAGGAACAAAGCAAGAACATTTGTTCTCGCCGCGTTGGCATCAGTCGGGGCCGATGACCATGCAGGTCACGCGACGCGCAGCCAGCGCCTCACAGGCGGACTTTGCGCCGGTTTCGGTCAGGCCGACGAAACGCGAGCGATACCAGTCGCCGGCGGTCTGGACGTTGCGTTCGGCGGTGGCGAACTGATCGCGGAAGCGGCGGTTGACCTCGGTCAGCCAGTCGGTCGCCACCTTCTCTTCGCGGAAGGCGCCGACCTGCACCGCCCAGCGACCTGCCGGCGTGCGAGGCGTGGCGCGGGCGGGTTCTCGCGTTGCAGATGACGCGGAACGACGGGGCGTGGTGGACGGCGCGACAGCGGCATTGGCCGGCGCGCCGTTCAGAGAGGCGGTGACATTGCGGGGCGCGCGCGGAGCGGCGGAGGCGGCCGGCGTCGAACCGATGGGCGGCAGCGTTGCGGCGGCCCGCTGGCTGGCTGCGCGCTCCGACGGCGCGGGGGCGACACGCGTCGGAAGAGCGGCGGGCGCCGGCGCGGCCGTATAGGCGACAGCGGTGGATTCCGCGCCGACGCCGTCCTCGTCGTCATTGACCGAAGCATAGGCGATCGGGGCGTCGGCGATCGCCGATCCCACACCGAAACCACGTTGCTCGAAGAAGGTCTGCGCGACCTGGATCCGCTCGCCTTGTGCGCGGCGGCGCTCGACCTCGAACCCGGTGTCCATCAGTTCGGCGACGTGGGCGTTGCGGCTGGCGGTCGAACGGCCGCCCAGGACGATGGTGATCAGGCGTCTTCCGTCGCGCACGGCCGAGGCGGCCAGGTTGTAGCCCGAGGCGTTGGTGTAGCCGGTTTTCATCCCGTCGTAGCCGCGCCCGGTCGGCAGAAGGCCGTTGGTGTTGCGATAGTTGCGGCCGTTGTAGGCCCAGTCGTGAAGGCCGAAGTAGCTGTAATACTGCGGAAAATCACGCATGATCGCGCGCGCCAAAATGGCCTGGTCGCGCGCGGACGTCACCTGACGTGCGTCCGGGAGGCCATTTGCGGTGTAGTAGCGGGTCTGGGTCATGCCCAGCTGCGCGGCCTTCTGCGTCATCATATTGGTGAAACGGGCTTCCGATCCGCCGATGTGCTCGCCGATGGCCAGGGCCATGTCGTTGGCGGACCGCACGGCGGTGGCGCGCATGGCGTTGTCCAGGGTGATGGTCTGACCGGCGGCCAGACCCAGCTTCGACGGCGGCTGGGACGCGGCGCGCGGCGAGATCGTCAGCACGTCGTTCACATTGGCCTTGCCCTGAGACAGCGCCTCGAACGTCAGATACAGCGTCATCATCTTGGTCAGCGACGCTGGATAGCGACGGCTGTCGGCGTTCCGCGCGAACAGAACCTCGCCCGTGGCGGCGTCGATCACGATGGCGGCGTAGCGGCTGTTCTCCTGGGCCGAGTAGGCGGTCTGGGCCTCGATCGGCCTGACGTTCGCGCCCAGAACCAGCGAAAGCGCGAGGAAGGCGAACAGGCCACGGCGGAGAAAAGCGATCATGGGCGGGACAACCCCTCGGTGAGCAGGGTGCGACAGGCCCCCCGGCCGTCACGAACAAACAGCTAGCATAGGAAGCGCGGGTTTCGTGGTGGTTAACCGCGCGTCAACGCAAATTTGACCGGCCGATCAAGGTTATCGTCGATAATATTGTGCATTGCACAAAATGCTTGAAAAACCTTCGCACTTGCAGCATATTGTGGGTCTGCGAGATCCTCTCGCGTCATTATTTCCGCCCTCAAGCCCGTCCCCAAGGGCCCTCTACCGGAGAGACGATCATGGCCGACGCCGCTGAAACCGTGAAGAAAACCGCCGACCAAGCCACCGCCGCTGCGACTTCGGCCACCGCCAAGATCAAGGCGCAAGCCGAAACGATGCAGGCCGCCGGCACGCAGGCCTTCCGTGAAGGCATCGACAAATCGACGGCCTCGATGGCCGAGCTGAACGCGCACAGCAAGAAGACCCTGGAAGCCATGGTCGAGTCGGTCACCGTCGCCCAGAAGGGCGCCGAGGCCCTGTCGCAACAGGCGCTGGGCTTCGCCAAGACCTCGTGGGAAGACGGCGTCGCCGCCTCCAAGGAGTTGTCGACCGCCCGTTCGGTGCAGGAGTTCTTCGAGCTCCAGACCGCCTGGGCCAAGAAGTCGATGGAACGCTATGTCGCCGAGCTGACCAAGACGAACGAGATCGTCACCGCCACGGTCAAGGACAGCATCAAGCCGATCAACGAGCGCGTCACCGCCTCGGTCGAAACCTTCCAGGCCGCTCGCTAAACCAGCGAACCGCCTGAAGAATCGAGAAGGCCCCGGAGTTCGCTCCGGGGCCTTTTTGCCGTCAGGGCAGGGCGGAATGGTCGTAGCTGAAGACCCGCGCCAGCTTCCACTCGGTCCCCTCCTGTTTCCACATCTGCGTGAAGCGGGCGCGACCGACGCGCCGTTCGGGGCCATCGCCCTGTCGCTCGTAAAAGACGTGCTCGCCCGTTTCGACTGCGCCGTAGTTGTTGATGGGATAGACGGCCAGACCGTTCTGCAGAGCCTCGCGCCGGGTCCGCCAGGCGTCGGGCGTTCTGCGGTCCTGACAGCGCGCGGCGTATTGCGCGACAAAGCCGTCGGCGTCAGTGGCCACCCGTCCGCCTCGGTCATCGAAAAACTCGAAATCATCGGTCAGCATGGCCCGAAGTCCGGCCGGATCGCAGCCTTCGAAGAAGACAGCGAACAGTTTGGCGTCGGCCGCCAAGACGGCGGTTTCCAGCGGCGTGGGCTGGGCGAAGGCGACGAGCGAAAGGGCGGCGACGAGGGCGGCGGGCATGGCGATCGGGGGCTATTCAACTGAGGCGCTCAACCTGAGCCGTTGACTGCCTTGGATCACGTGAAATCTTTGTCAGACGCCCTTCACGAAAGCCGTGACTGGACGCCGCTTCAATTCAGGCCATCATTCCCTATCTGAGAGCCAAGACGACTCCCCGATTACGGAACACGAATGCCCATTCAAAGGCCCGGTGAGACCGGCGGCGGTCAAGGAACCGCCGTTGTCACCGAAACAAAGCCGAAGCTGCAAAAGCCCTCGCTCTATCGAGTGCTGATTCTGAACGACGATTATTCGCCGATGGAATTCGTCGTCTATGTGCTGGAGCGGTTCTTCCAGAAGAGCCGGGAAGAGGCCACCCGCATCATGCTGCATGTGCATCAGCATGGCGTCGGCGTCTGCGGCGTCTTCACCTACGAGGTCGCCGAGACCAAGGTCGCGCAGGTCATCGAGACGGCGCGCCGACACCAGCACCCTCTGCAATGCACAATGGAAAAGGACTGAGAGGAGCCTCCCTATGCCTTCATTTTCCCGTCCTCTCGAAGAAACCCTGCACCGCGCGGTGGGATACGCCAATGCGCGCAGGCACGAGTATGCGACGCTTGAGCACCTGCTGCTCGCGCTGATCGACGATCCCGACGCGACCGGCGTCATGCAGGCCTGCAACGTCGATCTGTCGGCGTTGAAAGCGGCGCTGACCCTCTATGTCGACAACGATCTCGCCGCCCTGGCCACCAGTGACGGCGAGGACGCCAAGCCGACGGCCGGCTTCCAGCGCGTGATCCAGCGCGCGGTGATCCACGTCCAGTCGTCCGGCCGCGAGGAAGTGTCTGGCGCCAATGTGCTGGTCGCCATCTTCTCCGAGCGCGAGAGCCACGCCGCCTACTTCCTGCAAGAGCAGGACATGACGCGCTATGACGCGGTCAACTTCATCGCCCACGGCATCGCCAAGAAGGCGGGGGCCAACGAGGCGCGTCCGGCCAAGGGCGCTTCGCCCGAAGAGGCCGAGGATGCGTCCGCCGTCAAACAGGGCGGCGAGGCGCTGGAAGCCTATTGCGTCGACCTCAACGAGAAGTCGCGCCAGGGCAAGGTCGATCCCCTGATCGGTCGTCAGGCCGAGGTCGATCGCTCGATCCAGATCCTGTGCCGTCGGACCAAGAACAACCCGCTTCTGGTGGGCGATCCCGGCGTCGGCAAGACCGCTATCGCCGAAGGTCTGGCCCGCAAGATCGTCAACGGCGAGGTGCCCGACGTCCTGAAGGACGCCACCATCTATTCGCTCGATATGGGCGCGCTGCTGGCCGGCACCCGCTATCGCGGCGACTTCGAGGAACGCCTGAAGCAGGTGGTCAAGGAACTTGAGAACCACGACAACGCCGTGCTCTTCATCGACGAGATCCACACGGTGATCGGCGCGGGCGCGACCTCGGGCGGGGCGATGGATGCGTCGAACCTTCTGAAGCCGGCCTTGGCGTCAGGGACCCTGCGCTGCATGGGATCGACGACCTACAAGGAATATCGCCAGCACTTCGAGAAGGACCGCGCCCTGGTGCGTCGCTTCCAGAAGATCGACGTCAACGAGCCGACGGTCGAGGATACGGTGAAGATCCTGAAGGGTCTGAAGACCTACTACGAGCAGCACCACAAGGTCCGC
This genomic interval carries:
- a CDS encoding TlyA family RNA methyltransferase yields the protein MKTRIDQLLVARGLFDSRSQARAAIEAGLVLADGALVRKASEQFADDIALEAQPAHPWVGRGALKLDHALTLWPVLVEGRVALDVGASTGGFTEVLLNRGAAKVFAIDVGFGQMHARVSSDPRVVNLERTDARDLTPDLIPQPPSLVVCDASFISLIKVLPVALDLAMPGADLVTLVKPQFEADGPGGGKKGVIKDAAAHAAAVERVRDWLEALGWAVQATTESPITGGDGNVEFLLWGKKPG
- a CDS encoding glycine zipper 2TM domain-containing protein, encoding MRLTKTSIAAVAALAFGVTAAPLTASAQNYYGSGYSQNYGTGAYSRSYDYNSGRYYDPCARERQGRTGAGAVIGGGAGAVIGSQLAARGRRTEGSILGGVLGAVVGSQVGRSSSDACRTYQSSYGSNGYYAQGYSQPSYGYYDDRYTGDQGYRYDDYDRRNDYAYSRGGYYDDRSRPVDSYQNSDGCRLAESQIRLPDGRTDTRYVRTCPDQYGRYRVVD
- a CDS encoding class I SAM-dependent RNA methyltransferase; translation: MEIFTIDRVGGQGDGVAQTPSGPVFAGLTLPGETVRGVVVDGRLEEVEIITPSPDRIAPVSPQYGDCGGCSLQHWSEGPYLDWKREQVRLALARERIETEIEATVATPPASRRRLALHARRTPDGRVLLGFKARRSWRLVEVKACPVADPRIMAAIPALIQVAAAFFEHPKSAPTLHVTWTLSGLDVDVTGVERRSGGGLSADAQMQAIQAAHRADLARLSLAGDTLVMARQPKVGFGPATVSLPAGGFLQAVPQAEAAMVSRALAAVKGAKKIADLFCGAGTFTFPLATVAPVIAADASKPGINALKAAVGSAKGMKAITAEARDLFRRPMNPYDLKGCDAIVFDPPRAGAIDQTAQIADTKAGVVLGVSCNPQTFARDARVLIDAGFRLETVTPVDQFLWSSHVELVGVFKR
- a CDS encoding alpha/beta hydrolase family protein: MIKRLSATAAAIGLSTILAGCLTVNVPEGQFFYPDTRVQAEKLILAPGPAIPGAEILSLPFAGGAVAATRVRTGRADAPLILYCGGNLFRRGVSGAQVATELAPFSDVLMFDYPGSGDTPGQASFATYRDAGEVIAATARTQADAEGRRLIAWGHSLGGPICAEAARVTRADALVLEATTPTARAAVDSMVGLWRPIVRVQLAEPLTTVDVPATLDGYSGKVVVLEASRDTTLPPVLSRKLAHDLRARGVNVERLVFARADHGDIPSQPDFVTRVGAALN
- a CDS encoding PA0069 family radical SAM protein; amino-acid sequence: METAKGRGARSNASGRYEPEQHQSFDDGWTQDDAEAAPLRTTLTPEHARTIIARNDSPDIGFDRSINPYKGCEHGCIYCYARPSHAWMGLSPGLDFESRIFFKPQAASLLEQAFLAPRYRCKRIHIGGNTDPYQPVERDLKSTRSILEVMQRFNHAFSIITKSVLIARDADILGPMGKAGLASAFVSITTLDRGLARAMEPRASTPAKRLEAISRLADAGCPVGVGFAPVIPGLNDHELESILEAAAKAGATRAMYVTLRLPLEIKDLFREWLADARPDRAARVMSLIRQTRGGKDYDADWSQRMKGTGPVAELIGTRFKAAVKRYGLDTPHRLLDETQFRVPADARPQMDLFDPPLDKIA
- a CDS encoding serine hydrolase: MIAFLRRGLFAFLALSLVLGANVRPIEAQTAYSAQENSRYAAIVIDAATGEVLFARNADSRRYPASLTKMMTLYLTFEALSQGKANVNDVLTISPRAASQPPSKLGLAAGQTITLDNAMRATAVRSANDMALAIGEHIGGSEARFTNMMTQKAAQLGMTQTRYYTANGLPDARQVTSARDQAILARAIMRDFPQYYSYFGLHDWAYNGRNYRNTNGLLPTGRGYDGMKTGYTNASGYNLAASAVRDGRRLITIVLGGRSTASRNAHVAELMDTGFEVERRRAQGERIQVAQTFFEQRGFGVGSAIADAPIAYASVNDDEDGVGAESTAVAYTAAPAPAALPTRVAPAPSERAASQRAAATLPPIGSTPAASAAPRAPRNVTASLNGAPANAAVAPSTTPRRSASSATREPARATPRTPAGRWAVQVGAFREEKVATDWLTEVNRRFRDQFATAERNVQTAGDWYRSRFVGLTETGAKSACEALAARRVTCMVIGPD
- a CDS encoding phasin family protein — encoded protein: MADAAETVKKTADQATAAATSATAKIKAQAETMQAAGTQAFREGIDKSTASMAELNAHSKKTLEAMVESVTVAQKGAEALSQQALGFAKTSWEDGVAASKELSTARSVQEFFELQTAWAKKSMERYVAELTKTNEIVTATVKDSIKPINERVTASVETFQAAR
- a CDS encoding nuclear transport factor 2 family protein — encoded protein: MPAALVAALSLVAFAQPTPLETAVLAADAKLFAVFFEGCDPAGLRAMLTDDFEFFDDRGGRVATDADGFVAQYAARCQDRRTPDAWRTRREALQNGLAVYPINNYGAVETGEHVFYERQGDGPERRVGRARFTQMWKQEGTEWKLARVFSYDHSALP
- the clpS gene encoding ATP-dependent Clp protease adapter ClpS: MPIQRPGETGGGQGTAVVTETKPKLQKPSLYRVLILNDDYSPMEFVVYVLERFFQKSREEATRIMLHVHQHGVGVCGVFTYEVAETKVAQVIETARRHQHPLQCTMEKD